Proteins co-encoded in one Polynucleobacter sp. MWH-UH19D genomic window:
- the modB gene encoding molybdate ABC transporter permease subunit: MDIDALLLSLKLALWTLALILPFGIWVAHALQGMSKGRSWIEAALALPLVLPPTVLGYYLLVGFGGKSIFGIPLVFSFTGILIASLIVNLPFAIQPIQRAFEAIHPEIREAAQVSGLSKWQIFRLIELPLAWRGITSAAVLTFAHTLGEFGVILMVGGAIPGETKTVSISIYDKVQSFDTAGAGKLSLILLGTSLVAIAISYGLFNHHDSRSNRERRRK, translated from the coding sequence ATGGATATCGACGCACTCCTTCTCTCTCTCAAACTAGCTCTATGGACACTAGCCCTCATCTTGCCATTTGGCATTTGGGTAGCCCATGCCTTACAAGGTATGAGCAAGGGTCGCTCTTGGATTGAAGCCGCGTTAGCCCTTCCGTTGGTGCTTCCACCTACCGTGCTGGGCTATTACCTGCTTGTTGGCTTTGGTGGGAAGAGTATTTTTGGTATTCCCCTGGTTTTCTCATTTACCGGAATATTAATTGCCTCGCTAATCGTTAACCTCCCTTTTGCAATCCAGCCAATTCAGCGTGCATTTGAAGCAATTCATCCAGAAATTCGTGAAGCAGCTCAAGTAAGTGGTTTATCAAAATGGCAAATTTTTAGACTCATTGAATTACCACTCGCGTGGCGCGGCATAACCAGCGCTGCAGTGCTTACTTTTGCACACACCCTTGGCGAGTTCGGAGTGATTTTGATGGTGGGCGGCGCAATTCCCGGTGAGACAAAGACTGTTTCCATCTCAATATATGACAAAGTGCAAAGCTTTGACACTGCTGGCGCTGGTAAATTGTCATTGATACTTCTCGGCACCTCTCTTGTTGCTATTGCAATCTCATATGGACTATTTAACCATCATGACAGCCGCTCCAATAGAGAGCGTCGGAGAAAATAA
- a CDS encoding c-type cytochrome has translation MFKLDKLFARLGLLTLVALSAHAVYAQSTQGSAKFPGVGRNATPAEVAAWDIDVRPDFKGLPKGSGSVDQGQTIWESKCASCHGIFGESNEIFTPITGGTTKDDVKTGRVASLADMKQPQRTTLMKVPTVSTLWDYIYRAMPWNAPRSLTPDETYALVAFILSIGEVVPDDFVLSNTNIAQVQAKMPNRNGMTRKHGFWNVKDKPDVNGSSCMNNCVTFVQIGSTLPDFARDAHGNIADQNRLYGPYRGADTTKPPIAKLPGSSGEGLAHAKDTHASAAKGPAALFKNENCSACHAPNAKLVGPSIADISAKYQGQSDAVDKLMNKVKNGGSGVWGSIPMPPQAQLSDEDRKTLVVWVLSGGK, from the coding sequence ATGTTCAAGTTGGATAAATTATTTGCTCGATTAGGGCTATTAACTTTAGTGGCACTTTCCGCTCACGCCGTATATGCCCAAAGCACGCAAGGTTCAGCAAAGTTTCCTGGGGTAGGTCGTAACGCTACTCCTGCTGAGGTCGCTGCATGGGATATTGATGTTCGTCCAGATTTCAAAGGACTCCCAAAAGGATCAGGCTCGGTAGATCAAGGTCAAACTATTTGGGAATCCAAATGCGCAAGTTGTCACGGTATTTTTGGTGAGTCTAATGAAATCTTTACCCCAATTACTGGCGGTACCACTAAAGATGATGTGAAGACTGGCCGAGTTGCTTCTTTGGCCGATATGAAGCAACCACAACGTACTACCTTGATGAAGGTGCCAACAGTATCAACTCTGTGGGATTACATTTATCGTGCGATGCCTTGGAATGCTCCTCGCTCTTTAACGCCTGATGAAACCTATGCTTTAGTAGCTTTTATTCTTAGTATTGGTGAAGTGGTTCCAGATGATTTTGTTCTTAGCAATACCAATATTGCACAAGTACAAGCGAAGATGCCTAACCGTAATGGCATGACCAGAAAGCACGGTTTTTGGAATGTTAAAGATAAGCCAGATGTTAATGGCTCATCATGCATGAACAATTGTGTAACGTTTGTGCAGATTGGCTCAACATTGCCAGATTTTGCGCGTGACGCTCATGGCAATATTGCAGACCAAAATCGTCTTTATGGCCCATATCGTGGCGCTGATACTACCAAGCCACCGATTGCAAAGTTACCTGGTTCATCTGGCGAGGGATTGGCGCATGCTAAGGATACCCATGCTAGTGCAGCAAAAGGTCCTGCAGCTTTATTTAAAAATGAAAATTGTTCTGCTTGCCATGCGCCAAACGCTAAATTGGTAGGACCTTCAATTGCGGATATTTCTGCCAAGTATCAAGGGCAGAGTGATGCAGTTGATAAGTTGATGAATAAGGTTAAAAATGGCGGATCAGGTGTTTGGGGCTCTATCCCCATGCCTCCCCAGGCTCAGTTATCAGATGAAGATAGAAAAACTTTAGTGGTTTGGGTGCTTTCTGGTGGCAAATAG
- the soxA gene encoding sulfur oxidation c-type cytochrome SoxA translates to MQHTFTLGLASGILATLLSVSSSSYAQNATDDIAKYREMIADGNPSELYEAAGEDLWKKPAGPKNATLEKCDLGLGPGVVKGAAAQLPRYFKDTNKVQDLESRLMTCMQKLQGRDPQEMVDAPFQKGPKKDMEAIVAYVVTASKGDKIKVSTNHPKEKEMYDLGKRAFYFQGGPMDFSCASCHGEDGKRIRLQDLPNITTQKGAALGWGYWPAYRVSSGQFWTMQQRLNDCYRQQRFPFPIYGSDLTIALSMYMAKNANGGTVETPGLKR, encoded by the coding sequence ATGCAGCATACATTCACCTTAGGCTTAGCCTCAGGAATATTGGCAACTTTGTTGTCAGTTTCTTCTTCGTCTTATGCTCAAAATGCAACGGACGATATAGCAAAGTACCGCGAAATGATTGCAGATGGTAACCCTTCAGAGCTTTATGAGGCTGCTGGTGAAGATCTCTGGAAGAAACCTGCGGGCCCTAAAAATGCAACACTAGAAAAATGTGATTTAGGCTTAGGGCCTGGGGTTGTTAAAGGTGCTGCGGCGCAATTGCCACGCTATTTCAAGGATACCAATAAGGTGCAAGACCTCGAGTCGCGTTTGATGACTTGTATGCAAAAGCTTCAAGGTCGAGATCCTCAGGAGATGGTGGATGCACCATTTCAAAAGGGTCCAAAGAAAGATATGGAGGCAATTGTTGCATACGTAGTCACTGCATCTAAAGGCGACAAAATCAAAGTAAGCACCAATCACCCTAAAGAGAAAGAAATGTACGATCTTGGAAAGCGTGCATTTTATTTTCAAGGTGGCCCCATGGATTTCTCATGCGCATCTTGTCATGGTGAAGATGGGAAGCGAATTCGTTTACAGGATTTGCCAAACATTACCACTCAGAAAGGTGCTGCACTTGGTTGGGGGTATTGGCCAGCCTATCGTGTATCTAGTGGACAATTTTGGACTATGCAGCAACGTTTGAACGATTGCTATCGTCAACAGCGCTTCCCATTCCCGATTTATGGATCAGATTTGACTATCGCTCTATCTATGTATATGGCAAAGAATGCCAACGGTGGCACAGTTGAAACTCCTGGTTTAAAGCGTTAA
- a CDS encoding FAD/NAD(P)-binding oxidoreductase: MSSLNQNNEFDILIAGGGAAGIGLAASLKNRDQSLSIGIIEPSEDHYYQPSWTLVGGGAFNVKNSKRKTKDIIPAGVSWIKDKITGFSPETNEVRIAHGNPVRYKYLAVATGLRIKWEAIPGLTDTIGKNGVTSNYSYDYSPYTWELVKQMKSGKAIFTQPPMPIKCPGAPQKAMYLSCYEWEKQGKLKNIEVELNNAGAALFGVADFVPPLMEYVKKYDATLNFNCNLISVDGPNQKAIFAVKDADGNTSQIEKSFDMLHVVPPQGPQDCMIGSPIANAEGWVDVDQYSLQHTRYPNIFGLGDCCSSPNSKTAAAARKQVVVVAENLLAHKNHQAMPLKYDGYGSCPLTVERGKIVLAEFGFGGKLLPTFPWLINPLKATKLAWILKKDVLPWLYWNAMLKGREWLARPFEN, translated from the coding sequence ATGAGCAGCCTGAACCAAAATAATGAATTCGACATCCTGATCGCCGGGGGTGGCGCTGCAGGTATTGGCCTTGCTGCCAGTCTTAAAAATCGTGACCAGTCACTCAGCATAGGCATCATAGAGCCGTCTGAGGACCATTACTATCAGCCCTCTTGGACGCTTGTTGGTGGCGGAGCATTTAACGTTAAAAACAGTAAGCGCAAAACAAAAGATATTATTCCAGCGGGCGTGAGCTGGATAAAAGACAAAATCACTGGCTTTAGCCCAGAGACGAATGAGGTACGCATCGCCCATGGAAACCCGGTTAGATACAAGTATTTAGCAGTGGCAACCGGTCTCAGAATCAAATGGGAGGCAATACCAGGACTAACAGACACGATTGGCAAAAATGGGGTTACATCAAACTACAGCTATGACTACTCACCGTACACGTGGGAGTTAGTCAAACAGATGAAATCCGGTAAGGCAATTTTTACTCAGCCTCCGATGCCAATTAAATGTCCTGGCGCACCACAAAAAGCCATGTATCTCTCGTGCTATGAATGGGAAAAGCAAGGCAAACTCAAAAATATTGAAGTTGAACTCAATAATGCTGGCGCAGCATTATTTGGCGTCGCTGATTTCGTACCGCCATTGATGGAATACGTAAAAAAATATGATGCCACTTTGAACTTTAACTGCAACCTGATCTCTGTTGACGGCCCAAATCAGAAAGCAATCTTTGCTGTTAAAGACGCCGATGGGAATACTTCGCAAATAGAAAAATCTTTTGACATGCTACATGTGGTACCACCTCAAGGCCCACAAGACTGCATGATTGGCAGTCCGATTGCCAATGCCGAAGGATGGGTAGATGTTGACCAATATTCTCTCCAACATACTCGCTATCCAAATATATTTGGCCTAGGAGATTGCTGCTCGTCACCAAACTCAAAAACTGCGGCAGCTGCCAGAAAGCAAGTTGTCGTTGTCGCAGAAAATTTACTAGCCCATAAAAATCATCAAGCAATGCCTCTAAAGTATGACGGCTATGGCTCTTGCCCGTTAACAGTGGAGCGGGGAAAAATTGTTCTCGCTGAATTTGGATTCGGTGGAAAACTCTTACCAACCTTCCCATGGCTAATTAACCCATTGAAGGCAACCAAGCTCGCATGGATTTTGAAAAAGGATGTGCTCCCTTGGCTCTACTGGAATGCGATGCTCAAAGGTAGAGAATGGCTTGCGCGTCCATTTGAAAATTAA
- the soxC gene encoding sulfite dehydrogenase — MADQKRSDHVSNKQIELNREDIYAVEKPASSARLVKAPEHFVSQELIADINANGLDETRRGFLRKGFLSAIGGAAAGLTAPIAFAAGEGDPAILEKQEWQTTLGKNVATMPYGVPSIYEANLIRRESPGLTRVSAASVAFTPLQGLFGTITPNGLHFERHHQGWYNLNPETHRLMVNGLVKNARVFTMNDLMRLPSVSRTHFIECGANTGLEWGNVAVPTVQYTHGMLSCCEFTGVPLKVLLDECGADLKKGKFLLAEGGDGSGMTRTINLESCLDDTIVAWAMNGEMLRPENGFPLRLVVPGVQGVSWVKWLRRLEVGDMPWNAKDEAVHYIELMPDGIHRQYASIQECKSVITTPSGGQQLLDKGFYNVSGMAWSGRGKIRRVDVSFDGGNNWRTARLETPVLTKSITRFNIDWVWDGSPAILQSRAVDETGYVQPSIKALRAVRGTRSIYHNNAIQSWKLDSNGEVSNVQVG, encoded by the coding sequence ATGGCTGATCAAAAACGTAGTGATCATGTAAGTAATAAACAAATCGAACTGAATCGCGAGGATATCTATGCTGTAGAGAAGCCCGCTAGTTCAGCTCGTCTAGTAAAGGCTCCAGAGCATTTTGTATCTCAAGAGTTGATTGCAGACATCAACGCTAATGGCTTAGATGAGACGCGCCGCGGCTTTTTGAGAAAAGGTTTCCTCTCAGCTATTGGTGGTGCAGCTGCTGGTTTAACGGCGCCAATTGCTTTTGCTGCCGGCGAAGGGGATCCTGCCATCTTGGAAAAACAAGAATGGCAAACTACTTTGGGTAAGAATGTGGCGACGATGCCTTATGGTGTGCCATCAATTTATGAGGCTAATTTAATTCGTCGTGAGTCGCCCGGTTTAACACGTGTCTCTGCTGCTTCGGTAGCCTTCACACCATTGCAGGGTTTGTTTGGAACTATTACTCCTAACGGCTTGCATTTTGAACGTCATCACCAGGGTTGGTATAACCTGAACCCTGAAACTCATCGTCTAATGGTGAACGGCCTAGTAAAAAATGCGCGCGTGTTCACCATGAATGATTTGATGAGATTGCCTTCAGTTTCTCGTACGCACTTTATTGAGTGTGGTGCCAATACTGGACTGGAGTGGGGTAATGTGGCGGTTCCAACCGTTCAGTACACCCACGGCATGCTCTCTTGCTGCGAATTTACTGGCGTGCCGCTTAAGGTTCTATTAGATGAGTGTGGTGCAGATCTTAAGAAGGGTAAGTTCTTGCTTGCCGAAGGTGGCGATGGATCTGGCATGACCAGAACAATCAATTTAGAAAGTTGTCTAGACGATACGATCGTAGCGTGGGCTATGAATGGCGAGATGTTGCGTCCAGAAAATGGCTTCCCATTGCGTCTTGTTGTTCCTGGTGTTCAGGGTGTAAGTTGGGTTAAATGGTTGCGCCGTTTGGAAGTAGGAGACATGCCTTGGAACGCCAAGGATGAAGCAGTTCACTATATTGAATTGATGCCAGATGGAATTCATCGTCAATATGCCTCTATTCAAGAATGTAAATCAGTTATCACCACGCCGTCTGGTGGTCAGCAGTTACTCGATAAAGGTTTTTACAACGTAAGTGGTATGGCATGGTCGGGTCGCGGCAAGATTAGGCGTGTAGATGTTTCGTTCGATGGCGGTAATAATTGGCGTACCGCTCGTTTAGAGACGCCAGTCTTAACCAAATCAATTACTCGCTTTAATATTGATTGGGTTTGGGATGGATCCCCTGCAATACTTCAATCGAGAGCGGTTGACGAGACTGGCTATGTTCAGCCTTCGATCAAGGCCTTGCGTGCAGTCCGCGGCACCCGTTCCATCTATCACAACAATGCAATTCAATCCTGGAAATTGGATTCAAATGGCGAGGTGAGCAATGTTCAAGTTGGATAA
- the soxX gene encoding sulfur oxidation c-type cytochrome SoxX — translation MKMKNIKPLLAITTFAFAAIAFQSSAIAQQANDPKFNKMMKDGFRAEGIAGLDRIAQDETQRFCSDPAFANSPKGQAMREKIQKINMDSIKQPSDGKYIGDWKKGEAIAQSGRGATWTDKADTPIGGGCYNCHQIDKKEISYGTIGPSLWNYGKMRGNSQELIVYTWNRINNSKAYNACSNMPRFAHFKLLNEQQIQDVMALLLDPASPVNQ, via the coding sequence ATGAAAATGAAAAATATCAAACCCCTCTTAGCTATTACAACTTTTGCTTTTGCAGCAATCGCGTTTCAAAGTTCGGCTATCGCACAACAGGCTAACGATCCAAAATTCAACAAGATGATGAAAGATGGGTTTAGGGCTGAAGGCATTGCTGGTTTAGATCGGATTGCGCAAGATGAAACTCAACGTTTTTGTTCCGACCCTGCATTTGCCAATAGCCCCAAAGGTCAGGCGATGCGCGAGAAGATACAAAAAATTAATATGGATAGCATCAAGCAACCATCTGATGGTAAATATATTGGTGACTGGAAGAAGGGTGAAGCAATTGCGCAAAGTGGGCGTGGTGCAACCTGGACTGACAAGGCCGATACCCCAATTGGTGGGGGTTGCTACAACTGTCATCAAATCGATAAGAAAGAGATTTCTTATGGAACCATCGGACCATCGCTATGGAATTATGGCAAGATGCGCGGCAATTCTCAGGAGTTAATCGTTTACACCTGGAATCGTATCAACAACTCAAAAGCGTATAACGCCTGCAGCAATATGCCACGTTTTGCTCACTTCAAGTTATTAAATGAACAGCAGATTCAGGATGTGATGGCTTTGTTGCTCGATCCCGCCTCACCAGTAAATCAATAA
- a CDS encoding high-potential iron-sulfur protein produces MKTSRRQFMILSAAGACTLALNNQVQAQAMVAETDPQAAALGYKADASKVDKAKYAKYAAGQECDNCALFQGKAGAASGGCSLFPSKQVAGKGWCSAYAKKA; encoded by the coding sequence ATGAAAACTAGTCGTCGTCAATTTATGATTTTGTCAGCAGCAGGTGCTTGCACCTTGGCTTTAAACAATCAAGTGCAAGCTCAAGCTATGGTTGCAGAAACCGATCCACAAGCAGCTGCTTTAGGCTACAAAGCCGATGCAAGCAAAGTAGATAAAGCCAAGTACGCAAAATATGCCGCAGGTCAAGAGTGCGACAACTGCGCTCTCTTCCAAGGAAAAGCTGGCGCAGCTTCTGGCGGTTGTTCACTGTTTCCAAGTAAGCAGGTTGCAGGTAAAGGTTGGTGCTCCGCTTACGCTAAGAAAGCATAA
- a CDS encoding ABC transporter ATP-binding protein, whose translation MLNITLSQNIPTPLQLKLECNPGELHALVGPSGSGKTTALRTIAGLNNPKAGRIICDGQIWFESTEIAGITTALKPAERSCGFLFQQYALFPHLSALENVCITLYNSIRSLNERKSIAQQWLDRMGIGNLSNRMPHQLSGGQQQRVALARALARSPKILLLDEPFSAIDAPTRQSLYKTLAQIRKDLNIPILLVTHDLREADLLADRITVIDQGVGLQTAPPKVLFERPRNSRVAELVGINNKFEGVFTAGKLSWNGCQRIFNVVDKGKIPADTPVAWVIPADGLSLEITKSPTSIEVVVDHVSAIGQIAVIQLRTIEGHHTVVWEASAAEVKRLSIEASKVFHLEIDSSKIHIMPLRQINDPRRFIAFEGAA comes from the coding sequence ATGCTTAACATTACGCTCTCCCAAAATATTCCTACGCCATTGCAACTAAAGCTCGAGTGCAACCCAGGAGAGTTGCATGCTTTAGTTGGGCCGTCTGGAAGCGGAAAAACAACAGCACTTCGCACCATTGCAGGATTAAACAATCCCAAGGCTGGGAGGATTATATGTGATGGACAAATCTGGTTTGAGTCAACCGAAATTGCAGGCATTACTACTGCATTAAAGCCCGCTGAGAGATCATGTGGTTTCTTGTTTCAGCAATATGCACTCTTCCCTCACTTATCAGCTCTTGAGAATGTATGCATTACTTTGTATAACTCGATTCGCTCCTTAAATGAACGTAAATCAATAGCGCAGCAATGGTTAGATCGCATGGGTATTGGCAATTTGTCAAACCGGATGCCACATCAACTATCCGGAGGACAACAACAAAGAGTTGCTCTAGCCAGAGCCTTGGCCAGATCTCCCAAAATTCTTCTACTAGACGAGCCATTTTCTGCAATCGATGCACCAACGCGCCAAAGCCTGTACAAAACGCTTGCACAAATACGCAAAGATTTAAACATCCCTATATTGCTTGTTACCCATGATTTACGTGAAGCGGATCTTTTGGCTGATCGTATTACAGTGATTGACCAAGGAGTTGGATTACAAACTGCTCCACCAAAAGTATTGTTTGAACGTCCACGAAACTCTCGCGTTGCTGAGCTTGTTGGAATCAATAATAAATTTGAAGGCGTCTTTACTGCGGGTAAGTTAAGCTGGAATGGATGCCAGCGCATCTTTAATGTAGTCGATAAAGGAAAAATCCCAGCTGATACCCCTGTTGCATGGGTAATTCCTGCTGATGGCTTAAGCCTGGAAATAACAAAGAGTCCCACCTCTATTGAGGTTGTAGTTGACCATGTCAGTGCAATTGGTCAAATTGCGGTCATTCAATTGCGCACTATCGAGGGCCACCATACAGTTGTGTGGGAGGCATCCGCAGCCGAAGTAAAACGCTTATCAATTGAAGCTAGTAAGGTATTCCATCTGGAGATTGATTCAAGCAAAATCCATATCATGCCGCTTCGTCAAATCAATGATCCAAGACGATTTATTGCTTTTGAAGGCGCAGCTTAA
- a CDS encoding MBL fold metallo-hydrolase, producing MNPVVKGFFDVDTWTVTYVVYEKPGSPCAIIDSVLGYDPKSGRTNTRMADEVIEFVKENSLKVDWILETHAHADHVTAAPYLKSKLGGQIAIGDHISVVQGVFKGIFNLESGFLTDGSQFDRLLKDGETIHFGNLSLHAIFVPGHTPACMAYQIGDSIFVGDTMFMPDVGTARCDFPGGNASVLYQSMKKILSYPPTTRLFMCHDYPPNNRPIQYETTVAEERKSNIHMHDGISEEQFIEMRTKRDATLEMPVLILPAIQVNIRAGEFPAKEANGVSYLKIPVNAV from the coding sequence ATGAATCCGGTTGTAAAAGGCTTTTTTGATGTTGATACTTGGACTGTGACCTATGTGGTTTATGAAAAACCAGGTTCACCCTGCGCCATTATCGATAGCGTGCTTGGGTACGATCCAAAGTCTGGACGAACCAACACCAGGATGGCTGATGAAGTTATTGAATTTGTAAAAGAGAATTCTCTAAAGGTCGATTGGATTTTAGAAACGCATGCTCATGCTGATCACGTTACTGCAGCCCCTTATTTGAAATCTAAACTTGGCGGCCAAATAGCTATTGGCGATCATATCTCTGTAGTGCAGGGGGTATTTAAAGGCATTTTCAATCTAGAGAGTGGATTTTTAACTGATGGATCTCAATTCGATCGCTTGCTAAAGGATGGCGAAACCATTCATTTTGGAAATTTAAGCCTTCATGCCATTTTTGTACCTGGGCATACCCCAGCTTGCATGGCTTATCAAATTGGAGATAGCATTTTCGTTGGTGACACGATGTTTATGCCCGATGTGGGAACTGCAAGATGTGACTTCCCAGGTGGTAATGCGAGTGTTTTGTATCAATCGATGAAAAAAATCTTGAGCTATCCGCCAACAACTCGATTATTTATGTGTCATGACTATCCGCCAAATAATCGCCCGATTCAATATGAAACCACTGTGGCTGAAGAGAGAAAGTCAAACATCCATATGCATGATGGAATTTCAGAAGAGCAATTTATTGAGATGCGCACCAAACGCGATGCTACTTTAGAAATGCCAGTTCTGATATTGCCAGCTATTCAGGTCAATATTCGTGCGGGTGAGTTTCCGGCTAAAGAGGCTAACGGAGTGTCGTACCTAAAGATTCCAGTAAACGCAGTCTAG
- a CDS encoding sulfite exporter TauE/SafE family protein, whose translation MDHIVLAPALGMFIGILMGLTGAGGGILSVPLLVFAFHMPISQAGPIALTAVALSAGLGAAIGLSSKVLRYKAAVFMAIFGLILSPLGLWVAQRAPNTPMLLIFSGVLIYVSSKMFIQATQTIAGKPPVLTSPPPCQLDLSIGKLIWTVPCARSLMFAGACAGFLSGLLGVGGGFIIVPSLKKFTDLPMKAIVATSLGVLAIVSTGGAMISLASGILDLSIAAPFSGGSLIGLLIGKLLEKKISGSRIQQIFSVFTFLVAISLIYKCII comes from the coding sequence ATGGATCATATTGTTTTAGCACCCGCTCTCGGGATGTTCATTGGCATCCTCATGGGGCTTACTGGCGCTGGTGGTGGCATTTTGTCTGTGCCTCTACTAGTGTTTGCATTTCATATGCCTATCTCGCAGGCGGGTCCAATTGCTCTTACTGCAGTTGCACTCTCTGCGGGCTTGGGAGCTGCGATTGGATTGAGTTCGAAAGTATTACGCTACAAAGCCGCCGTATTTATGGCCATCTTTGGACTCATCTTATCCCCTCTTGGTTTATGGGTGGCTCAACGCGCACCAAATACACCGATGTTATTAATCTTTAGCGGGGTACTCATTTATGTCTCCAGCAAAATGTTTATTCAAGCAACCCAAACCATCGCCGGTAAACCACCTGTTCTAACGAGTCCGCCCCCTTGTCAACTAGATCTATCAATCGGTAAATTAATCTGGACGGTTCCTTGCGCAAGGTCTTTGATGTTTGCGGGAGCATGCGCTGGTTTTTTATCTGGACTTCTGGGGGTCGGTGGCGGCTTCATCATCGTTCCCTCGCTGAAAAAATTTACCGACCTTCCGATGAAAGCAATTGTGGCTACTTCATTAGGCGTTCTAGCGATCGTCTCAACAGGAGGCGCAATGATTTCGTTAGCTTCAGGAATCCTAGATTTATCTATTGCCGCCCCTTTTAGTGGCGGCTCACTTATTGGACTTTTAATTGGAAAGTTATTAGAGAAAAAAATTAGTGGTTCCAGAATTCAGCAAATATTTTCTGTCTTTACATTCTTAGTAGCAATCAGTTTGATTTATAAATGCATCATCTAA
- the soxY gene encoding thiosulfate oxidation carrier protein SoxY encodes MNQQRRSLLKYSAVFGLMASAGLISVAQAQEWNKAAFEGKSLDDVFKILGAGSPDKSGAVTLNAPDIAENGAVVPVGITTTLKAEQMAILVEKNPSALAAQFFIPAGTEPFVTTRIKMGQTSNVYALVKADGKWSMAVKEVKVTLGGCGG; translated from the coding sequence ATGAATCAGCAGCGTCGCAGTTTATTGAAGTACTCAGCCGTTTTTGGCTTGATGGCATCTGCAGGTCTTATTAGCGTGGCTCAAGCGCAAGAGTGGAATAAGGCTGCCTTTGAAGGTAAAAGTCTGGATGATGTTTTCAAAATTTTAGGCGCTGGTAGCCCAGATAAATCTGGCGCTGTTACCTTGAATGCACCAGATATCGCTGAGAATGGCGCCGTCGTTCCGGTTGGTATTACGACCACCCTTAAGGCAGAGCAAATGGCAATCTTGGTTGAAAAGAATCCTAGTGCTTTAGCTGCTCAATTTTTTATTCCTGCTGGCACTGAGCCATTTGTGACTACTCGTATCAAAATGGGTCAAACCTCGAATGTCTACGCATTAGTAAAGGCTGATGGCAAGTGGAGCATGGCTGTGAAAGAGGTAAAAGTAACTCTCGGTGGTTGCGGCGGTTAA
- the soxZ gene encoding thiosulfate oxidation carrier complex protein SoxZ: MADPMRVRAAENGGIVDVKILMKHDMESGQRKDASGKVIPAWFISTINVKANGKDVLNGQFGPAVSKDPFLNFKYKGAKGDKIVVSWVDSKGDKRTDEATAS; this comes from the coding sequence ATGGCTGATCCAATGCGCGTTAGAGCTGCTGAAAATGGTGGAATTGTGGATGTAAAAATTTTGATGAAGCATGATATGGAGTCAGGACAGCGTAAAGATGCTTCTGGCAAAGTCATTCCAGCTTGGTTCATCAGCACAATCAATGTTAAAGCCAATGGCAAAGATGTATTGAATGGTCAATTTGGTCCTGCTGTTTCAAAAGACCCATTTTTGAACTTCAAATACAAGGGCGCTAAAGGCGACAAGATTGTTGTGAGCTGGGTAGACAGCAAAGGTGATAAGCGGACTGACGAAGCGACTGCTTCTTAA